tccgggtatgtgggcccgatggtgaattttaggaatcttgtaaTTTGGGTTgagtaatcactctaatagtggagatatgaactcttgagcatagattgattgatttacgtaatatttgactagtttcgagtcgtttggcatcaaatttggaggtttgagcgcattcttgaattgggaagtaggctttaagacgaggtaagtctcttttctaaccctgtaagagggaatttaccccataggtgaacttaattaatatgtgttgttatttgtgggggctacgtacgcacgaagtgatgagagtccgtacgtagctactattcctgtttatgtccgggtagttttaggtttacatcatactttgtggacaccgttatttgattatatttattaattgtatcaaatggaactaagtcgaggattttaaggatttaaaagcttcaagttgaattgtctttattttgaaaagaatcaagaaagagttatgatttattgataatttttatttgaccgcgtcgcaagtatattccgcgagcggggtaattatttatactactctcatgggagcgggttgttcgtctcggcaggttaatagatgcatctatggttcgtgccattcgaccctcggtagtgcacaatttacatttatgttggattgaGCCGAACGTCCACGGTGGAATTTTGtgcgtgataatagaactggaagtcccttttataattggaataaattcattatttgaaagattatttgttttaaatgaaggaagtgatttgggttcttaaatatggtgatgaattgttcagttatttcttgttctgagttttattgttgtatataccatgcttaattagaatttcatattatcatattgttggcccttagtaagtgtcagagtcgacccctcgtcactactttttagaggttagactagatacttactgggtacatattatttatgtactcacgctatacttttatacttaattgtacaggatctgaggcaggtgcatctggttaccagtctggtgcgCAGATTTGATCCCCATCTCAAGGCTTCACGGTAAGttgccttccgagccgttctgcagtaGCTGGAGTCcaccttatgttttatttttttctgtctatttcttttcagacagtaggctagtgttcttttgtatattctactagattgcccatatacttgtgacaccaggtcttggcacacacactagtagacttatgattttggatttgtttacatgattacgatttgtactagtttgcttccgtttaattatgtcacatttgcaaatttctaaatcctttttttaacaaatgaggaaatgttatccacttagtaatttatttaaacgggaaaccattagtttgtttagtgttggcttgcctaacaatggtgttgggcgccatcacagcctatgatagaattgggtcgtgacaccccaCTTCTTGAACCTTCACATCTTCATCTCTAACCCTCACATATTCCCCTTGGATTTCCAACCCagatcttcatatcttcatcccaCCTTCGaactttcattttctttcttcaaatcttcataattttacttcaaatcttcatttccccttcaaatcttcatattttcccAGATCACGATGGCTAAAATTTCCAAGTCCGTACCACAACAAACGGCTCCCTCATTTTCCAATCCGGCCACGAGTGCCGAGGTGGCTGCCCCCGAGGTGGCTCAAGCCCCTCCCATGAAGAGCTTAATACCCGGGGGATACACTATGGGGGATGAATTCAAGGTAGAGAAGGCCTCTAGTCAACAAGACCAAGGCGAGGGAGcatggagatacatatgctccGTCACTGAAGAAACCCTACCCATAGTCTGAGAGGACTGTAAATGGGAAGTAAGGACGTGGTCGTCCCCGAGTCTAATGatgatattactactcacgtggaggggtacttatgtttttacacttaccctttcacgttgtcCCCGGTAGATCCCGTAATCCTTGCTTTCTGCAAGAGATACGAGGTGTGCCTTGGGAAAATCAACCCATcattttggaggatcgtgatcctcatACATCATTTTGTGAACAATACTGACAACCCTCgattcaccctcgaccatctactCCGGCTATATAGCCCCTAAAGTTTTCGAGGGGGGCTGATCAAGCTTGTTCGCTGAGCAAGTAAGGATCCTTTCTCGAGCATCGACAAGGACCAAGACCGAGGCTAGCAGGGGAGGTTTGTTTGGGTGAAAATCGAAGACCTCATCCCTCCTGAGTTTCTGtcgttccccgagaagtggaacacACCTCGTAAGTGTTGTCTTCCTTAAGTATTAACTTATTTTTATTCCTTCTCTCATTGTCCGCATTTGCTATCGTACAACGGTTGCCCAAGTTTCCAAGGCAATTCCCCGATTCAAGGAGCGGATCGAGGGGATCTGTAGGATGATCCCATACTCCAAGCGCGCATGGCGCAAGCTTTCGAAGGGCTAATGGGAGACCCGTTCTCTTGGTGAGGTTTTTCCCCTAAATAATTACCACCATGTTCTTGACTTAAACAATGCTAACCTTCTCTATTTTCTTATAGGTTTACCTAAAACCACAGAACTTAGGCTGTTGAACAAGGACGAGGATCCGTCCTCGCTTGCCGAACCCTCCGTTTTGGGGCAGCCCGGGGCTGCGGAGAAGGATAAGAAGAAAAGAAATTCCTCGGATTCTCCGAACGCCGAGGTGAAGAAGAGGAAAGTGATTATCTAGGTTCGGAAGCCCAAACAAATCACCAAGTCTAGGGTACCAGACCCCGATGCTCTCTACCGGCTCAGGGACGAGCCTGAGGACGACGACTGTTTTATTGCTCACGGGTCGACCCTCAACGAGGGGGAGCAGGTAACGGTCGGGAAAGAGGATCATGGGGTCGATCACTCTTACTCCGGAACCAGAGCGAGACACGGAGGCTGTGGATCCCCAGGAAGCTGCCCCTGTCCCGAAGGAGGCTACCGGTGTCATTGACATCATGGAGACACCCTCATATACTGAGTCCATGCTTGAAAAGGCCCAAGCGGGCAAAAAGATGTCAAGCGAGGTGGCGCAGGGCTCAGACGACGTCCTCAACTCATTCTTCGATGGCATGGATATGGCCGCATTGGAGGACTTTTCCGGGCTTGTTCACCTGGAGGTCCCGAAGAAGGACATGCCCTCGGGAGCTGGCGGGCCGAGTTCGAGCCCAAAACTAGTGAAGTAATTTCCCGCTTCGAGTGTGGACTCCTAGCGCAAGAGAACAGTCAGTCTCATAATCCTAGAGGATGCTCGTGTACTGTCTACTCCGGTGGGTGTACCCAGCTACCTCCGATGTCTGGTAaccgaggaggaccaggcaaagATGAACGAGATGGCACGTCAAGTCTCTTCAACGAGGCGCAACAAgcactgaaccgggtaaggcattAACCCTTTGTTCCCCTTTGCGAATCCCACTTAGGTTTTTGATGTCCCCTACTAATTTCATTATTTTACAGGCTTTAGCGCTTCACCATGAAAGATTCCTCCGGTACCGCTTGCTGACACGATGTTGGCAAcatcaacgttgaagttatactccgataacctcgGTGCGTCCCTACCCCAGAGCGGCTTGTCAAACCCATTTTTACTCATCAGACCTCGGCTACTGGGTCCTCGATTGCTTCTCTTCTCGTTCCTTGTAGGGTGACGCCCGGACCCATTTCCCCTTTAGTCTGTGTTGTATGTTGGTACCGATCCCGGACCGGCCTTGGCTAATGATCAATGACTCTCTTAGACCTGTCGTCGGCCCTGATGGGATAAACAGACCCAGAAGGGGCTCCGAGTTGGCCGTCCTCGACCCTAATCTTCGACTGATACTTGTTGTAGACGTCGGCCCAAGTTATCGCTGGGTACTTTACCAATTTTTTTTTAGCTGttgtgaagccaaggagcttcgAAGGTTAAGTCCCTAagtgaatgcctgaacggccTAATCATCTGCAACTGAAGGCAGGTCCATCTGTTCCATCTGGAACCttgacacgaattccctgagcatctcgtcaTCTCTTTGTTTAATCTTGAAAATGTCCGACTTTCTAGtatcgaccttgatggccctggCATAGGCCTTCACAAAAGCATCTATAAGTATAGCAAATGACTCAATGGAATTTGGGGGTatgttgtgataccatatcatcacTCCTGGACAAAGTCTCCCCGAACTTCTTCAGTAACACCAACTCGATTTCaacatcttccaagtcgttccatttgatggcgcatgtgtaggaggttacatgctcatttggatgtGTGGTTCCATTATATTTTAGGATAtcgggcatacgaaacctctttgggatcggcttctgtgccgcgctcggaggaaaaggcttcTGGATAAAGTTCTTGGAATCCGGCCCTtttaatatcgggggtgctcccgggatttgatcgaccctgaaattgtatgtttccaccttcttgtcattgGCCTCAATTTTCTTCTCACCTGATTCCACCTGTTTCGTTAACGCTTTAAGCATTTTCATTATCTCGGGGTTTACACCAGTCTCGCTTCACCTGTTCTCTCAGTGGTTTGTTCGTTTCTTCGGGCACTTTCCTGGGATTGTTCGGGCTCGACCCTGTTGGGGGCGTGGCCTTGATTCTGTAGCTGCGCTGTCgccgcttgttgagcctgcaacatttcgaagattagCCGCAGGCTTACCCCATCACCTTCGCCTTCAGGCACTTCCCGAGTTATTGATCGAAGTCCCACACAAATGTTGTTTTCGGGATAAGTTGGCAGATTGACGTCGATGGCCacctgtgagttagcatcgaccaGATCGGCAATTGGGGCTCCGTTGGGACCAACAGGAGGTACCTCATTGCTAGGTaccaaattattattttctcCATGATGGCCAGACTCAGCGTCAACGTTTAAGTGGGCAGtttgagaatttgacatttttaagctGGCGCGCctgaaattaagactttaaataaCAAGCGTAAAATAAAGTGTGTTATgtagatttgtatcaaatcaccactattattctttgccccacggtgggtgccaaactgtttacccttaaatcggataacaattaaatttgtacgcaatTTTaagatatgtggattgattcaacacaaataatcaagaattCTAGATAAACGAATTAAAGACAAAATGAATGATCAAACCAGTCGTAATGTTACAGCCTACCTTGAACCTAGGTTGAATAGTGGTTTAACCCTCAGTCGGACCCTTGGTTCGAACCCAATTACGAATGAAGAACAAACAGCTAAGTAAGAGCTTTTGCATCAGCTAGAAAGCAGAAAATGGATTTGTATTGCCTTGATTTGCGTGTTACGATGTGTGTTACAAAAAGAAAAACTTTCCCTTTATATACAGGGAAGTTTCATCcatagtacaagtctaaaacAGGTAAAGATCTTCCCTTTTCGTTAATTACTGATCCGTAACCGACATCGAGCAAGATCtgtgccgtgatatccggttatgTACATATATCACGGCCCTCTATCCGTCGTGCGTAACCATTTGCCATATTTCCCGAGGTCTTAGAGATCGTTTTGGGTCCGGGAAGCGTTGCTTTTTCACGCCCAATGGTGAACGTATTATTCACCTTTGATGGATCTCGATACGAAGGGCTCCCAACCTCGATTTCATCCTCGTGCGTCCTTACTCTTCTTCGTGTTCTTCACCGGAAAATCTGGGTATGCATTGTCCCGGATTTTACTAGTATACATAATGCATAGGCCATAGTCAACCCGGCTAGAATCCATCAGCAGAACAGTGTTCCTGTTTACATTTGAGAAAGTTTTGGACAAATTTCTAAAAATTAATAGAAAACTGTTTTATCTTTAAATCTAaggtttaaaaagaaaaaaacagtGGGTTCAAAAAAATCAGAGTACAATTATTTTCCAAAAAAGCTCTTTTACACCTAAATAAATAGTATTTCAAAATAGACCTAAAACTAAAATCCCAAAACGCCACCTAATTAAGATTTCTGACTGCCAGCCGACCCAAAGGTCGAAGCCATGTCGCAAAGGTGCATTTTCTTCAGATTTTCCTTTTGATTGATTCTAAGTTGTAACATGGTGATTTATCAGAACCTTATCTGAATTTGTTTCCGAAATTGAACTGAGATGATCACTTTTTTTTCACTGACAACTTCGTTTAGAGCGAATTGAAACTTTTAATgggtatttttttttaatagtgGTTCCTAAATTTATCCGAGGTAAAAAGTTTATGTTCGCATTTAGGCTCTATGAGCTGAATTTTAATGACTTTATTTGTACTTTTCCTTGGTTCTAGAGAGGTTCTCAAGTTTTATGCGTGAAAATGTCTTTATAATGGTACTCGTCCGTTCCAATTTATATGTCATACTTTTCTTATTAGTTTGTACAAAAAGAATGTCATacttatttagaaataatttaacatTAAAACTTCATGCTTTACCAATTTATAGACACCCAAATATCTATGACTTATTTTGCACCACCAGTCTCTAAAGTGttcctttctttcttaaactgcTAAATAAATTTGAGACGGAGGGATTACTTTTTATAAGGTCCATAGGCAATTGTTGAGGCTTCCTATATAGGTGGTATAGCTTACGAGCAACTCGATTATTCCACCAGATACTTGCTACTTCCCACTAGTACAGGTATCAGACAATTGTTGAGGCTTCCCATATAGGTGGTATAACTTACGAGCAGCTCGACTATTCTACCAGATACTTGCTACTTCCCACTAGCATAGGTATCGGGCAACTCTGCTCGCCAAAATTTAggtagatgggaagaaatcacctagtgatTTTTGCCTCTTTTGGAATTTGAATCTGAGACCTCATGATTTTACTCCCACGTCATTGACTACTAGGTCACACCCTTGGGTGCGTTACATTCTTAACATGTTTACATAGTTTTCAATCCTTTGGTTGCGAATTTAGTAAATTGGTGGATATAGATTTGCATTGCTTATGTGTTTGTGGTGCTTATGATATTTGCTTTAAATAGACTGCAAGAAACTCTGAATATATTCCATTAAAGAGGTTTCTCTAGTCTAATGGTCTTCAATATGAGTTGGTATGAGCAATTTCGAGGAAACTAATGGTTCTTTCAGTACTATCTGAGTTGTTAAATTTAAGTGGTTGTTTAAACTATTCATTGTTTGTTTATGATGTGCATCCATATTATCTTTAAAAAAATTGCATGTTCTAAAAGTTAGCATTATTTTTTCTGACAAGTGCTATAAAAGTTAATATTTGACTCTGATATTACCCGATCTTTATTTCGTCAAGTAGATGGCCATATTATATAATTACGCACATGCTTCTAATCTTTGTCCAGGGTTCTTTGCAAGTTCTTTGCTCATGGGGCATGTCTGAAGGGGGAGCATTGTGAGTTTTCACATGATTGGAAAACTAGTCCTAATAATGTAACGTTCTTGACATTTTTTTAGTTTGATGATCAAGCCTTAATTGATTGTTCACCATCTAATTGTTTTCTCTTGGATTATTGTTTCAGGTATGCACCTACTACCAAAAAGGAGCTTGTGCTTATGGAAGCAGGTGTAGATATGAGCACGTTAAGCTGTCTCGATCACAGCCTTCAGCTCAATCTTCAGCACAGCCTCAACAATATCTGCTTTCAAGTTCTGTTTCTACCAATGTACCTCCTGGAACGAGTGCACAAAATGTGGGTCTTGTGCCTGGTATTTATGCTGAGTATTCAGCTTCAAGCAAACCGGCGTGGAACCAAAACTCAGAGCTCCACGATACATTGGATGATGATGACATGATTGAGTTGAGGAGTGTTAATCCAGCTGATAGGTCGATCTGTGCTTTTGCTGCTGCTGGTAATTGTCATCGTGGAGAAAAGTGTCCGCATATTCATGGCGATTTGTGTCCAACCTGTGGGAAGCATTGTTTGCATCCATCCAGGCCTCAGGAAAGAGAGGAGCATGTAAAAACGTGTGAGAACAGGCAAAAGCACATTGATTTATTGAAGCGTAGTCAAGAAATA
The DNA window shown above is from Nicotiana tomentosiformis chromosome 8, ASM39032v3, whole genome shotgun sequence and carries:
- the LOC104118036 gene encoding putative RING-type E3 ubiquitin transferase C3H69 — encoded protein: MSQRVLCKFFAHGACLKGEHCEFSHDWKTSPNNVCTYYQKGACAYGSRCRYEHVKLSRSQPSAQSSAQPQQYLLSSSVSTNVPPGTSAQNVGLVPGIYAEYSASSKPAWNQNSELHDTLDDDDMIELRSVNPADRSICAFAAAGNCHRGEKCPHIHGDLCPTCGKHCLHPSRPQEREEHVKTCENRQKHIDLLKRSQEIECSVCLECVLSKSTAAERKFGILSECDHPFCISCIRNWRGSSSSGMDVNSALRACPICRKLSYFIIPSVIWYFTKEEKEKIVDNYKTKLRSIDCKHFDFGSGTCPFGTSCFYKHQYRDGRLEEVVLRHLGSEDGNTVIAKDIRLSDFLSNLEIR